The DNA sequence ATATTGTGATCTAGTGTATAAATGCAGGTTCAAGGTCATTAACATATAAAGTAGTTTGTAAATTTAGTTGTGtatattattaatagtatGAAACTATTTGGGTCTGATTTTTATAAACTGGAAAGATGCTTAATATGcaacattaaaaatttaacacatatcttttgtttaaaaagaggttgtaaaaatttaaattttgtaagtAAAAGAtgcatattattttatcatgtAATTTGCTAAATTAAAATACTTTGAAAATAGAACTTGTTTGATCAtaacaaatctttcttttctgatttttctagctttctcaaaaatggaatttattaaaacattttcaatGAAGGGTTGACAGTGCCTAATGCTATTGAAAATTAGTGTAAAAAcgattgtatttatttttaatccaCTTCAACGATTTTGTTTCAAATGTATgtcttattaaaaaataacaaactatTGAACTGgctgtaaaaataaaattcttaataaGAAAAGCCaggtatatttaaaataaattttattgttattacttTAATCGTTATTTTACATTGAGTAGAAGTGGGTTGAAAAAAGGTATACAGTAATAGCaatgatttatataaataattaataatgtcAAAGTCACTTGTTGCTATCTATAAGGAGTAATAGTGATTTGACCAAATATTAAGTGGATTGTCCTGGATTAAATGATCAGGCAGATTATCTTACctattaatcaattaattgaATCATGAGCATTATATGTGTACTAGAACTAAAGGAATTTCATCTGCACTGCATTCATTGTCATTATTCACATAAAAATAGGAAAGTTTTATGGGGCATACTAATAAATTACAACATATCATCTGTATcattaaacaaatttaaatataaaggggcttattctttaattttctctGAATGCATTTTGATATAAAGATTATAATAATAGACATATATATTGCCCTTTTATATTTaaggaatattttttaagtaaGATAATCAATCTGAACTTTTTTACAGGAACATTATATTCTGCTCTTTGTAAATTTAGTAGTGAAATTGTATATCAAatagtatttattaattgaaaccgttaaatgtttaataaattattttataataatggaGCTTAGCTGAGTCTTGAAGACAATGATGCTAGACGCTTATTGGCTCCAAAGAGAAATTAATAAGAAAGTTGAATGAATATAACACAAAGTGCGATTCTATAATGAATTAATAGATGATAagaaaaactatgatgggataagtaatacaattacaaaatttttgttatagaAATTGTActttttaatgtattaatgtttATTCAAGCAGATTAATTGAAGATGGTTataaaaaatgtcaaaaatGTAGGAAAATACTTTGTACTATTTTGATTAAGATAATGCATCTTATAAGTTTATAAAAAAAGTGTtcgtttgtaatttttttcatgaaagtgaattttataattcaaatatgtaaaaatcattttaaaaaatgaaaaattataaatttaatacttttGCACATTAAAAAAGACTAAATTATATACTTTGAAGGAAAAGACTAGAAAAATATTagtgtttacaattttttatgcCCTACAGTCCATTAAATTAAGATAATGATTTTATCAGCAAAATATCTTCAATTTACTTCTAAGTTCAATtcaaattgtaatttattatatccatattatatatgtgttcTTATTGTCTCCTTTAAAATACATTCAGTTGGTTATCCTTGTATCTAATGTATTAGTATGTGCGTTATTGTACATATACCACTGTAAATAAGCATATATTAACGGTTACTATCAAAAAACTTATATTGAAATGATTGTTCCATTTTTacgtttatatttaaaaagagaaatatagCAAATAagcttaaaaaataaattaaaagataattaaaacattttatatggTGTGTTATTTTCATCTAATgtttcaaattaattacgaaaattattcatttacacataaaatttatgatcaagtacttgaataataaaaagacGATTAATATACACTGGAATAGGTTATGTTTACCACACTTCGTACTGATATTATTTCAAGTTTGCTTTAAAATTTGTTCTAATATAAATACAGAATGTAAATAAaagttatataataaaaataatagtagAAAATCCAAAAATCTATGCTCGACGATAATACCGATGATATTTATATCAAGTCAATGTGTCTTGTACGTAAACAATTACTGGTCAAATAATCTATATACACAATCTATATAAACAATCTTACTTTATAAATGGAGACATTACATAACTTCTTTTAGTATTatttaagaataaaaatttattgcgTAGTCATCGAAAGTTTATAGCGGCAGATAAATATACATTCACGttaaacaatttcatttaataaataacacattgatattgaaatattgtaacacAAAGTTGTGACAAAAAGTTAATAAACATCTATTGTTGGCttgattatatttataacagaaagtatatataatattgtaatattaatatttatacatcaaacatttattttccatAAAATTAACTAACATATGAAACTGACTTTATTATCAAACCTTTGGTATTTcttcttgaaattttaattaagtataaatgtacaaatatatGTACACGTGTTTATCAACagcattaataaaatttcaatcaaTAATATCAAAGTAAATGTCGATTACATCCGTTACTTCAGTTTCAAAATTTGAATCTACAATGCAACGTTACacacaatatattttattgatattgAAGAATATTAGTAACTAAATActatattaaaacaaaatactcagtttataaaatactcttataaataatatggaaaaattattgttaataactgATGATTTAAAGAAATGAGAAGTATCGATAAGTATAATCGATATTGGAGACTTTTAAAAAAATCGGCAAGTAGGATGATTGGAAGGGATGAGAGACGGTGACCGAGAGGCTCACATCAAAATGGCCGCATTTTAGTCTACAGACGATTTTTCTTTACTGTTTGCCAATAGCCGCATAAAGGGCCTGGCAGTGTTCCCTTAAGTGGCAGATCTGTTTCGCCGGAAATTTCGCTGTCGAATAATCTGAAAATTTTCGTGAAATAGAATAAACTTTGGTAAGAAAATTCAACCGCATAATTCCGCTGCCAAATAGCCGGGCCAAGCCCATTGTCTATTGACTAGTTCATTAGAACAGAAATTTCTTACTCGCGATTAACGCTGTTACGCCTATTAATTATAAACGAATCTTTCTAAATACAGCTCGTAATATGTGTAATATGATTTACATGTACAATTACTGTCAAATATCTATTACCTCTGAATTACTCATTGTTTTTAACATTACAATGTCATTTTCATGCAATATATTAGTTtacctaaaataacaaaatcaaaAGTATGCCGTTTATGTGTAATACTTACATTGATGAAGTAATACTTATTCTTTATATTAGAATAGTCAATGCAGAAGAAATATCATTACAAATATGTCATCTTAGAATAAAAGATGGTATCACCCTAAACTCTTTTGTTTTAAATGAATTTggtacaatattttttattcaatatcTTTATTCATTTTAGGTTTTGCATAATTTTTGTACATGATGTTACGTCACCAACATCACACAATGCAAAACCAACTTCGAGATCATAACAGgtttgtaatataatataaaattctttgtAGTTCATACCAGAGTAtgatgtatatttaaatatttttatttcataatgaTAAAATATGAAGTGATCACTAAATACTAAAtacttaaatttttatatttattttatttgatgtTTTATTAGAATGGGTGGTCCGATGCGTCCTATGCAGCAGGCAAATATGGCCCCTTTACATCAGCCTCAGCATCCGTTACCGCATCGGAATCCACATCAACAAATACTGTCCATGCCCCCCCATCAACAACACATTCATCACATGCAACATCCTGGACCACCACATGGAAATCCAAGGCAACCAATGTTGATGGGCATGAATGCACATAATGCGAATGGTACATTGAATAAATTATAGCGTGTTATCGTACattagtaaattatttttaatactaGAAAGCTAACTAACATGGGTCACTTCTTTTAGGCACCATGGTTAGCGTCAGTCTAAAGGATCAAGCAAATACTGTTTCTGTGACTCTACAAAATCCAAATGTACCACCACCACAGTATCCACCACCACAAAATAATCAACGAAATCCCCCGCCTCCGCAACACATTCAACAACCGCAAAGCATAGAATCAAATAAACCAACTACAAATGAAACAAACAGTGGAGAGTCCAGAGATCAAAGTCCGCCTACTCAAAATCACGTTAATGTGACTGATTCAGCTTTGGCAAAcatgaaagaaaaaacaccaaTGTGCTTATTGAATGAGTTAGCacgttttaataaaattcagcATCAATATAGGTTGACTAATGAACAAGGACCAGCGCACAAAAAGCGATTTACGGTAACGCTAAAGTTGGGCGAAGAAGAATATGTTGCTGAAGGTCCTAGCATAAAAAAAGCTCAGCACAGTGCTGCTACTGAAGCATTAACGAAGACGTGGTATCAACGACCTCCGCCAAAACCTACAAAGACTATGAGAGTTGGACACCCGGGGAAATGTTTTGGCGGACCTGGTAAATGCATACCATATGTATACtgattacaaaaaatatattcagaaaatgtaaatattatgaaGTTTTAAACTCTTCTCTCCATTATAGGAAATTTGCCACCAACTGTTGAATTAAATGCTTTGGCTATGAAAAGAGGAGAAGCCACTGTCTATACTTTTAGACAAGCTCCACCAGCAGGATTACAACAATATGTTACAAACGGTTTAGGACACTTTCCTCGAATATTTAATCCACGTTTTCCTACATATAATCGAGGTTTCCATACAGAACCTCAATTATATCTTGTATCTTTGAAGGTAAAAGAGTAATAAACACATCATTATAATTGTATTTCtggatacaaaattttattcaaaacattaatttataggTAGGAGAACGTGAATTTATTGGTAGAGGTCTGACAGGTCAAGCAGCACGACATGATGCGGCAAGCAAAGCTTTAGAACAATTGCGCCAATTGCCATTACCAGAAGAAATAGCAAATAATTGTAACAGTGGCGAAAACGGTACATTAGGTGAAGCTAAAGATCCAATTGCAGAATTGAAGAGCCCTGTATCATTAGTTCACGAAAAAGCATTAAAACGTGGCTTACCTGTTAGTTTTGAAGTTGTGTCAGAAATTGGTAAGCCTCATATTCGGACATTCAGGACGAAATGTACTGTTGGAGATAAAGTTACATTAGGAGAAGGACCTTCAAAGAAAGTAAGtctttttgtatttaaaatataacatattttatataggtTCTTTGTACTAAACTAAAAAGCAtgtgatatataatatatttgcgATTCAACGCATAGGTATCGAAGAAACACGCAGCGGAGTTCATGTTAGAAGAACTCAATCGTCTACCTCCATTGCCTGAAACTATTCAAAATCGTTTAGTACGCGTGAAACGCAAACCACCggcaacaaagaaaaagtCGCGAAATCTTATAAAAGTTTATCAAGAACCACGTTCTGACTCTGACTCTGCAGAAGAAGTTAATCCAGTTTCGCGATTGGATCAAATACAACAAGCTAAACGAGAGAAGGAACCTGTCTATAATCTGATTGAAGAAAAGGGTGCTCCGAGGCGAAAAGAATTCGTTATGGAAGTTACTATGGGACAATATTCTGCTCAAGGAATCGGTCCTAATAAAAAGTTGGCTAAGAGAGCTGCGGCTGAAGCTCTTTTAACACAGTTAGGTTACACTAAGCCCCAACCACAACCGACGAAGCCATCGATTAAAACAGGAGAAAGTGAAAATGCTGAACAAAAACCTCGAAAAGTTACCTTCCTAGAAGATGAGCAGATCAATGAAACTCAATCTCATCCACCAGTAGGAGGTAAGATAATGTACacttaataacaatttttataacatCCATTATGTACAAATTATGAATACTAAAAGTTAAAAATCACATTATTTGGTATAATACATAAGTGTCCTcaaaaatttttacattaatcAGGAACTATTGGACGTCAGTTAGTACCTGGACTTTTATTAGTAGACGGAGGTCAGGAATCTAAATTAGGCAGTGGACCTAGCGTACAAATTGTTGCTGAAGAACTACGAGGACAACAGCAACAAAACCCACCCACTGTTTCTCCCAAAGATCAATTGAAATATCTGTCTCAGTTATTTAATTTCAGCGTGGAATTTAACGATTTTCCAAAGGTATATATAGCTATCTTCgtctataatttaaaatatatattagcaaataatACATGTAGTTGTATATAATGTGgaataacaaattaataatcAATTTTGTTTTCAGGGAGCAGTAAACAAAGAATATCTATCACTTGTAACATTAAGTACAGATCCACCACAAGTTTGTCATGGCAATGGGCCAACAAGAACTGCGAGCCGTAATCAAGCAGCATTGAAAGCTCTATGTACTTTAAGTAAGCTGGGTCTTGATAATGCATCCAACTcacaaacaaaaaaagaaaaaggtgcGTCTGGGGATGGAATACATATTAGTATTCAAGTTAAAAACAATATAATGGATGGAGCTATTGATAAGTAGTTATATAGTATTTAAGATTTACATATAAGCTTAATTTACATTGCCCTTTTAAGGCATTGcaaaggaaaattaatttaaggACATTTCAAAAAGTCATTGCTGAGAACAATATAAATGTCTGAAAACAAAACTTAAAAGATATGTGATTTCATTATAGGTTTAGTATTAATAGtaaacattaatattaaaccTTAATGTTAAATCTTCTGAAATACTAtgataaaatttttcataacGATTTGAttgaattctttttaatttgttaaatagACAGGCGTAAGAGTCATTGTTTCCAGTATTGTgtgtttctaatattttttattatatatcatcaattttttattcctatTAGTATGTATGTTGTttttatgtgtatattttcctttaaaaaaattattttttatatagtattaATCATGTGttccatttttattaatgtatttacatatattacaGTTGTTGAATGAACTAATCGGAGGGAGAATGAGTCTTCTTGATCTATCTTTCTTGGGCCTTATTGCACGGTAACTTCGATATTGAATCACCGATGACTCTCGATCTTCATACATAACGCCATTGCTTCTTTAACTTAACGGATCGCGGATTTTGAAGATCAGTAGCTTTTTATGAAGGATAAATCTTTTGCAGTGCCTTAATCGCATCAAAAAATTGCTCAAGCACCAATAAATAATACagtcttctttcttctcctttttcttcttttctttcgcgGCAACTGATCGTTTGCAGCAGCCTTTCATGGATTTCTGCAACGATTATAAATATGGCACGAAGAATTTGTATCTACAATTGCgtaaatgaatatatataatttaaatcatattttttacGCTTAAACATATAATAACGTCTTGAAGTAAGAGGTGTTATTGGTGCTTGATCAAGATTGTGATCTTAACAGTGATTATTgattctattatatttattataacaatttCATTGATAGGGTCACAATCAGTAAACATAAACTGTTTAAACATCGTAAATGAAATGGTCATTTTCCAGAGAGTCGTGGTTTATGATCATAAAAGCATTGTAGAAACATTAAgcgaaaaatattgaaatctgAGATGAAATGCGGCCATCTcctaatttctttatttaatcCTTGGCTTTCTCATTCTCGCGAATAAAATGTCTTTTATGTCTTATTACCTACTATGAACGCGTACAAATCAGTGAAACAATTTCATGATCTTCATTTAGATTCATTTACATAGATGTAAAGCAACTTTAATAGACTAGTCTTATTCCGTATAAAAAACTCAATGTTTTGTTGAGCGAAATGAAATTCTTAATAAtgattaattttgaaattatatatagTGATCAATACAAAAGAAGCGCATTTTCCAAAATGAGATTCGGcaagaaattgaaaagaatTATGTGTATTAAGTGTCTCCAACTGAGAAAACAGTTTTTTATCATCGTAATATTCACCAAATGCTTAAGGATGCTTTATTAAatcaatttaattataatgatTTACAAGATTGCACACAGGTAAATAATACAAAGATGATACAGGTTTGGCAATTGGTTGGGGACTCTTTAAACGTATTCGATTGTTCTCCGAGTTTTTGTTTTAGAATTTGTAAAATTGAAGAAAGGTAATGTGATATATTCATATTATTGCCCCAATTTGCTTTTCTATGGGGCCTAGAAGCACTCTGGGGTTATATTCGTGTTTTACAAGATATTGAGAAGTAAAGGACATTCAAATTTTCATACATCCGTTATCTAAAACGAAAATGGAAGATAATCTGGATGTATTGGAAATTATAGATAAGATGgtaataattcaaaatttgtCTCGTTGAATCATggttattaataaaatatgtttgatttaattatattcaagaTTCCGATGAGACTACGCTAAAGGGACAACGTCGTCGAATTTTGTCTTATTGCCAGAAGCTTATAACGATACTAAATTGGTCATGATATAAAGAATATCCAATAATGAATGAAGATAATGTCGAGAAATAGAGTTCGTTCTATCTATataagaacaaaagaaaataatactattatatGATTCTCTTATGAAGACTTATCTTATATTCATTATTCTCACTCCATCATTCTACAGATTTCTTGAATATTAATGAACCCTTAAacaaaaaggaaggaaaaagaacaTAAACAAATGATCGTAAAATTTCAGTAAAGCAATTGATTACTTTTCCACAATATGTAATACGCTCTGTATCATGGAGATGAGAGGAAAGAAGGGTTACttatatcatttataatattttattctttcagATAACCATTCATAACGCGAAACCTTCCGAATAATTTATAGCTCACTCGAGGACGAATTAATGAATGTTCCTTTTTCTGAAATATCGCTTCATAGGTGAGCCTTCCTTCTTCACGTGGGATTCAGTGTTccaaataaaagaaacaatgAAAAAGAGTCGTGGTGAACCTCTTTCGCATAGTTTTTTCAGtaaaaaaagtaagaaaatgaaagaaaaagagaaacatgAATCCTACGAAAATGTACCCCTGTTGCAGGACCTATTTTATCCGCGTAAACTGTAATACAATAGTTAGTCGTAATAATAAGCGAATAAAGTATTAATTACTAAGATGTCTGAAGTGGAAGTATCTCGATGGAACACAACGATTAATGTGATTCCGAGAAAACGTGGATGCATTAGAATAAAAGGTGACGATCTATAGTTTGCTCAACGAGACAAGAGAGTAGACATAAACG is a window from the Bombus huntii isolate Logan2020A chromosome 6, iyBomHunt1.1, whole genome shotgun sequence genome containing:
- the LOC126867035 gene encoding double-stranded RNA-binding protein Staufen homolog 2 isoform X1, whose product is MMLRHQHHTMQNQLRDHNRMGGPMRPMQQANMAPLHQPQHPLPHRNPHQQILSMPPHQQHIHHMQHPGPPHGNPRQPMLMGMNAHNANGTMVSVSLKDQANTVSVTLQNPNVPPPQYPPPQNNQRNPPPPQHIQQPQSIESNKPTTNETNSGESRDQSPPTQNHVNVTDSALANMKEKTPMCLLNELARFNKIQHQYRLTNEQGPAHKKRFTVTLKLGEEEYVAEGPSIKKAQHSAATEALTKTWYQRPPPKPTKTMRVGHPGKCFGGPGNLPPTVELNALAMKRGEATVYTFRQAPPAGLQQYVTNGLGHFPRIFNPRFPTYNRGFHTEPQLYLVSLKVGEREFIGRGLTGQAARHDAASKALEQLRQLPLPEEIANNCNSGENGTLGEAKDPIAELKSPVSLVHEKALKRGLPVSFEVVSEIGKPHIRTFRTKCTVGDKVTLGEGPSKKVSKKHAAEFMLEELNRLPPLPETIQNRLVRVKRKPPATKKKSRNLIKVYQEPRSDSDSAEEVNPVSRLDQIQQAKREKEPVYNLIEEKGAPRRKEFVMEVTMGQYSAQGIGPNKKLAKRAAAEALLTQLGYTKPQPQPTKPSIKTGESENAEQKPRKVTFLEDEQINETQSHPPVGGTIGRQLVPGLLLVDGGQESKLGSGPSVQIVAEELRGQQQQNPPTVSPKDQLKYLSQLFNFSVEFNDFPKGAVNKEYLSLVTLSTDPPQVCHGNGPTRTASRNQAALKALCTLSKLGLDNASNSQTKKEKGASGDGIHISIQVKNNIMDGAIDK
- the LOC126867035 gene encoding double-stranded RNA-binding protein Staufen homolog 2 isoform X2: MMLRHQHHTMQNQLRDHNRMGGPMRPMQQANMAPLHQPQHPLPHRNPHQQILSMPPHQQHIHHMQHPGPPHGNPRQPMLMGMNAHNANGTMVSVSLKDQANTVSVTLQNPNVPPPQYPPPQNNQRNPPPPQHIQQPQSIESNKPTTNETNSGESRDQSPPTQNHVNVTDSALANMKEKTPMCLLNELARFNKIQHQYRLTNEQGPAHKKRFTVTLKLGEEEYVAEGPSIKKAQHSAATEALTKTWYQRPPPKPTKTMRVGHPGKCFGGPGNLPPTVELNALAMKRGEATVYTFRQAPPAGLQQYVTNGLGHFPRIFNPRFPTYNRGFHTEPQLYLVSLKVGEREFIGRGLTGQAARHDAASKALEQLRQLPLPEEIANNCNSGENGTLGEAKDPIAELKSPVSLVHEKALKRGLPVSFEVVSEIGKPHIRTFRTKCTVGDKVTLGEGPSKKVSKKHAAEFMLEELNRLPPLPETIQNRLVRVKRKPPATKKKSRNLIKVYQEPRSDSDSAEEVNPVSRLDQIQQAKREKEPVYNLIEEKGAPRRKEFVMEVTMGQYSAQGIGPNKKLAKRAAAEALLTQLGYTKPQPQPTKPSIKTGESENAEQKPRKVTFLEDEQINETQSHPPVGGTIGRQLVPGLLLVDGGQESKLGSGPSVQIVAEELRGQQQQNPPTVSPKDQLKYLSQLFNFSVEFNDFPKGAVNKEYLSLVTLSTDPPQVCHGNGPTRTASRNQAALKALCTLSKLGLDNASNSQTKKEKVVE